TAATTTTCGAATCTGATTCTATTTTGAAATGGAATGTTATTGATGATGATTTGGTGGATTTCCAAACTGAAAAAAGTCAAACATTGCATTTAAACAAACATTCAGTTATAACAACTTGGGTTGAAACAGAAACTGACGGAGACCATATCACTCAATTTGCTGATTTTGAGAATAATGTTGTTGCATCAGTAATAAGAAAAAAAGATGGTACTATTTTTACAGTCTCAGGTACTATTTCGAAGAATGAATAAAGAACCTATGAACAACCACACCTATGCGCAATATCCTACGGGTTATAGCGCATAGCCTTAAAGTTAAAATCACCATTCAAACCCCTCTAAGCGTAGAAAACCTCTACGCTTTTTTATTGAAAAGAATCTGGATCTATTGACTTCTCCAAAACCTTTTTAAAATCTCCATTCCCCTTATTCTTTATAATCCCTCTCCCAAAATAAAAACCCTTCCTTATCTTTAGGTAAATCGATCTAAATATGAAGAAGCCCCAATCCGACCGACGTGATTTCCTTTTAAAAACCTCTGCCATTTTGGGAACAGGTATTTTTCTAAATCCATTGGATCTTTTTGCTGCTTCCAGAAAAGCTGAATACACCGTTGGAGAAATCATGGATCTCTTTATTTCCCAAGTTCCCAATTCGCCTTTCAGCCCTACGGTTGATACGCTGAAATCTGGGAATCGCGATCAAAAAGTCACTGGGATAGTTACTACCATGTTTGCGACTTTGACAGTAATCCGTAAAGCCATTGAGCTCAAGGCGAACTTTATCATCGTACACGAACCCACTTTCTACAATCATTTAGATGAAACAGCCTGGCTGGATGGAGATCCGGTTTACGAATTCAAGAAAAACCTTCTGGAGGAACATGGGATTGCTGTTTGGCGAAATCACGATTATGTCCATAGACTCCAAATCGATGGGGTACAAAAAGGTGTGGTCGATGAACTGGGTTGGAATGCGTATTACAAACAAAATGCGGTATTTAACCTTCCAGAAACAACCCTGGGAAATCTTATCAGCCACATCAAAGAAAAGATGGGAGTTCCGGCTTTGAGATATGTAGGTAACTTGGATCAAAAAGCTTCCAAAATCCTACTTCTTCCCGGTGCCATTGGAGGCAGAAGACAGATTGAATTGATCATGCAGGAAAAACCTGATGTGTTGATTTGCGGAGAAAGCCCGGAATGGGAAACTCCGGAATATGTCAGAAATGCGAATGAAATGGGCGAGAAATTAGGTTTGATTGTGATTGGGCATTCTGCCAGTGAAGAAGGCGGTTCGGAGTTTATGAAAACTTGGATTGAAGAGAATGTTCCGGGAATGCCGGTTACTCATTTTGCTTCAGGAAATTCTTTACAGGTTTTGTAAAGAGATCTTTTTTCATCAGCAGAAACTCAAAAAGTCTTAGGACATTTTTTTGATTTCGACACTTTTGCCTGAATTAGCTAACTAAGAAATGTAGTTGTGTCAGTCCGAGCACTGGAGCGATGAAAGTCGCGCATATCGAGGACCTTTGGATTAACTCTCTAAAATTGCCCACACATGGCCTTCGACTCCGCTCAGGCAGACAAAAACCCGCTGTTCGAGATTTGAAATCTCGAACCTATATCATAGGATTTGCAATCCGTTTTGTAGAAAATCTTACTGGCAAAACGATCCTGTCTTCGAAAGAAAATCTCGGGCCAGCGCTGGGGAAATCTAATCTATTTTCACCCAGGGTTGACCCCGATAGCTATCGGGGCCTGGCTTGCCCGCCGTGGCGGGGCTAATGATATTTGACCCCAACGGGGTCTTAATATATTCTAATAATTCACTTTAAACACAAATCCCCGCTGTTCGAGATTTGAAATCTCGAACCTTTATCATAGGATTTGCAATCCGTTTTGTAGAAAATCTTGCTGGCAAAACGATCCTGCCTCCGAAAGAAAATCTCGGGCCAGCGCTGGGCTACAATACTTAATCTTATAACCTAGGGGCCCGATAGCAATCGCGGCAAACCCTAGGCCCTGCCTGCCGGCAGGCAGGTAATAATATTCGACCCCACTGGGGTCTGGAATTAATTAATTGATTTTATTATATCCGCTTTATACCAGAAATATCCAAAAGCATCATAAGGTTTGGAAAGTCGAGGACCTTTGGATTAACTCTCTAAATTTGCCTATATATGGCCTTCGACTCCCTGCCTACCGGAAGGCAGGCGCTCGGACTGACAAAGTAACTACCTGTAATTAGTATATCTAGATTGATTATCCCGCTGTTCGAGATTTGTAATCTCGAACCTTTATCACAGGATTTGCAATCCGTTTTGTAGAAAATCTTGCTGGCAAAATGATCCTGTCTTCGAAAGAAAATCTCGGGCCAGCGCTGGGGAAATCTAATCTATTTTCACCCAGGGTTGAAACCCTGGGCTATATAACTTTGACCCCAACGGGGTCTTAATATATTCTAATAATTCACCAGCGCTCGGGTCTTAATTTATTCTAATAATTCACTTTAAAC
Above is a window of Algoriphagus machipongonensis DNA encoding:
- a CDS encoding MoaF-related domain-containing protein, with amino-acid sequence MKKLVLGISLFMILFSCSNKENHTAIEEKTTQNIEYSNVLKDTVLLDFDIMKVKVIFESDSILKWNVIDDDLVDFQTEKSQTLHLNKHSVITTWVETETDGDHITQFADFENNVVASVIRKKDGTIFTVSGTISKNE
- a CDS encoding Nif3-like dinuclear metal center hexameric protein; its protein translation is MKKPQSDRRDFLLKTSAILGTGIFLNPLDLFAASRKAEYTVGEIMDLFISQVPNSPFSPTVDTLKSGNRDQKVTGIVTTMFATLTVIRKAIELKANFIIVHEPTFYNHLDETAWLDGDPVYEFKKNLLEEHGIAVWRNHDYVHRLQIDGVQKGVVDELGWNAYYKQNAVFNLPETTLGNLISHIKEKMGVPALRYVGNLDQKASKILLLPGAIGGRRQIELIMQEKPDVLICGESPEWETPEYVRNANEMGEKLGLIVIGHSASEEGGSEFMKTWIEENVPGMPVTHFASGNSLQVL